A region of Porites lutea chromosome 13, jaPorLute2.1, whole genome shotgun sequence DNA encodes the following proteins:
- the LOC140922613 gene encoding glutamine--tRNA ligase-like produces the protein MWLFCRVGSSRFSSFPHRFTGSPVVVLRSVMDRASLFQSIGLSEQKTQETLKNEALSTRLESIINLAKENSPGDVEKPTGVLLYSLASGGVKEDWQVKFVAEYIANKKLNSSIQLTAAVDYMKSHPVLPVNVAAFEDSCGIGVNITPDQIEDCVEELIKKHKDELLKKRYKFNVGMIMGKAREKLKWADGKAIKSEIDMQILDLLGPKTEEDMQRTNAKEPKNNKEGKKTKESSSVSAELQVNGEAEDEDTNSLFGEASKFHKPGENYKTPGFVVTPKTMQLMKEHLERTGGRVQTRFPPEPNGILHIGHAKAINFNFGYARAHNGVCYLRYDDTNPEKEEEKFFTGILDMVKWLGFEPWKITHASDNFGKLYDFAVELIKRGDAYVCHQEYEEIKGYNPPPSPWRDRPIEESLRLFEDMRKGKIDEGKATLRMKTTLEDGKVDPVAYRIKFTPHHRSGDEWCIYPTYDFTHCLCDSIEDISHSLCTKEFQSRRSSYYWLCNALDIYCPVQWEYGRLNLSYTVVSKRKIGKLISEGIVRDWDDPRLFTLTALRRRGFPPEAINKFCGKVGVTMAQTVTDPLLLESCVRDELNVTAPRVMAVLDPIKVTIQNFDKQATLSVANFPQDPSKGNHEIPFGKTIFIEQSDFKEVSEKGFRRLTPDQSVGLKYAGMVIKLDKIVKDSSGKVTELLVNCESTETAQKPKAFIHWVSSPLTCEVRLYERLFRHKNPEDPSEVPGGFITDCNKDSLTVIPNALVEKSVKDANVYDKFQFERIGFFSVDPDASKKKLVFNRTISLKEDPGKL, from the exons ATGTGGCTGTTTTGTCGTGTTGGTAGCTCTCGGTTTTCTTCATTTCCTCATCGTTTTACAGGCTCTCCTGTAGTTGTTTTACGTTCAGTGATGGACAGAGCATCCCTCTTCCAGAGCATCGGTCTAAGTGAACAGAAAACGCAAGAAACACTGAAGAATGAGGCTCTTTCTACACGACTGGAATCCATCATAAATTTG gcaaaagaaaataGTCCTGGTGATGTTGAAAAACCTACTGGGGTGCTTTTGTACTCTCTGGCTAGCGGTGGTGTAAAGGAAGATTGGCAAGTCAAGTTTGTTGCAGAGTACATTGCtaacaaaaaattgaattcatcAATACAGTTGACAG CTGCTGTGGACTATATGAAGTCCCATCCAGTTTTACCAGTTAATGTGGCAGCTTTTGAGGACAGTTGTGGCATTGGAGTTAATATTACACCAGATCAAATTGAAGATTGT GTTGAAGAACTGATAAAAAAGCACAAAGATGAGCTGTTGAAGAAGCGGTACAAGTTTAATGTTGGAATGATAATGG gcaaagCCAGGGAGAAATTAAAATGGGCAGATGGAAAAGCCATCAAATCAGAAATTGACATGCAG ATTTTAGATTTGTTGGGACCAAAAACTGAAGAAGACATGCAAAGGACAAACGCCAAA GAAcccaaaaacaataaagaaGGGAAGAAGACAAAGGAATCTTCTTCAGTCTCTGCAGAATTGCAAG TAAATGGAGAAGCCGAGGATGAAGATACAAACTCTCTTTTTGGAGAGGCAAGCAAGTTTCACAAACCAG GTGAAAACTACAAGACTCCTGGTTTTGTAGTCACCCCAAAGACTATGCAATTAATGAAGGAACATTTGGAAAGAACTGGGGGAAGG gTCCAGACAAGATTTCCTCCTGAACCTAATGGCATTCTTCACATTGGCCACGCAAAGGCCATCAACTTCAACTTTGGCTATGCAAGA GCTCACAATGGTGTGTGTTACTTGAGATATGACGACACGAATCCAGAAAAAGAGGAGGAAAAGTTTTTCACAGGAATCCTTGACATGGTTAAATGGCTAG GTTTTGAACCTTGGAAAATTACCCATGCTTCTGATAATTTTGGAAAGTTGTATGATTTTGCTGTGGAACTAATCAAAAG GGGAGATGCTTATGTCTGCCACCAAGAATATGAAGAAATAAAAGGCTATAACCCTCCTCCAAGCCCTTGGCGGGACCGGCCTATTGAGGAGTCCCTTAGACTTTTTGAG GACATGAGGAAAGGAAAAATTGATGAAGGCAAG gCCACCTTAAGAATGAAGACTACACTCGAAGATGGAAAAGTAGACCCAGTTGCATACCGTATTAAGTTTACTCCTCATCATAGGTCAGGCGATGAATG GTGCATTTATCCGACTTATGACTTTACTCACTGTCTGTGTGACTCAATTGAAGATATCTCACACTCACTGTGTACAAAAGAATTCCAGTCAAG ACGTTCGTCATATTACTGGTTGTGCAATGCACTTGATATTTACTGCCCTGTTCAGTGGGAGTATGGCAGACTGAACTTGAGTTACACTGTTGTGTCAAAGAGGAAGATTGGCAAATTAATATCTGAAGGAATTGTCAG AGACTGGGATGACCCAAGATTGTTCACGCTAACAGCATTGAGAAGAAGAGGATTTCCTCCAGAGGCTATCAATAAATTCTGTGGAAAG GTTGGTGTGACAATGGCCCAGACAGTAACAGATCCTCTGCTTCTGGAGTCTTGCGTAAGAGATGAACTCAACGTTACAGCTCCAAG GGTGATGGCTGTGCTAGACCCCATTAAAGTTACAATACAAAACTTTGACAAG cAAGCAACACTTAGTGTAGCCAACTTCCCTCAGGACCCAAGTAAAGGAAATCATGAGATTCCTTTTGGGAAGACAATCTTTATCGAACAATCCGACTTCAAAGAG GTTTCAGAGAAAGGTTTTCGCCGCCTTACCCCTGATCAATCCGTAGGACTGAAGTACGCTGGAATGGTGATTAAACTTGATAAAATTGTTAAG GACTCTAGTGGTAAAGTGACAGAATTGCTTGTGAATTGTGAATCAACAGAAACTGCACAGAAACCCAAAGCTTTTATTCACTGGGTGTCCTCCCCACTAACATGTGAAGTCAGGCTTTATGAGCGGCT TTTCAGACACAAAAATCCTGAAGATCCTTCTGAAGTGCCTGGTGGGTTTATAACCGATTGCAACAAG GATTCCCTGACAGTAATCCCTAATGCATTAGTGGAGAAGTCAGTCAAAGATGCTAATGTCTACGACAAATTTCAGTTTGAAAGAATTGGTTTCTTCAGTGTTGATCCAGATGCTAGTAAAAAGAAG CTGGTGTTTAATCGCACAATTTCCCTAAAGGAAGACCCTGGAAAACTGTAA
- the LOC140922615 gene encoding protein SPMIP1-like, producing the protein MVRELNMDTQRQNFWKESIDKEAFVRLAWHARYSKEWARDAAQVAQRPRKEGLKINALHSLKQEMEAKEKEEKESRKEVEETAKKDPESLLVEMRPVSRDTRELLYDGFSALGGGRYAYLQKRKLKDPEIKYEFPILSSWEIGWRLQDCVTQHGAPKNGRTRVIRDNFFRPNGIFYTS; encoded by the coding sequence ATGGTTCGGGAACTAAATATGGACACACAGCGTCAGAACTTTTGGAAAGAGTCCATCGATAAAGAAGCTTTTGTGCGCCTGGCTTGGCATGCGAGGTACTCGAAGGAATGGGCTCGTGATGCAGCCCAAGTGGCCCAAAGACCTCGCAAAGAAGGGCTAAAAATAAACGCTCTGCACTCACTGAAACAAGAAATGGAAGcaaaagagaaagaggaaaaggAGAGTCGTAAAGAGGTAGAggaaacggcaaagaaagaccCGGAATCGCTTCTTGTTGAAATGCGTCCCGTGTCCAGAGATACAAGGGAACTTCTCTACGATGGCTTCAGCGCTCTTGGTGGAGGCCGCTATGCGTATTTACAGAAGAGGAAGCTGAAAGACCCGGAGATAAAATACGAATTTCCCATCTTAAGCTCGTGGGAAATTGGATGGAGACTCCAGGATTGCGTAACCCAACACGGTGCGCCGAAAAATGGTCGTACGAGGGTTATTCGAGACAACTTTTTCCGACCAAACGGAATCTTCTACACATCATAA